In one Nocardia tengchongensis genomic region, the following are encoded:
- a CDS encoding MFS transporter, translating into MTAPRDPGTDPGRWGDEDSPLIERHPGYDRYPPANTAGRRPLPPRGDDDMPEFLARRAPTRPADPPEGSRGKPPGEAPRVPEEHTSRWARRRHGKADARDTPGDNPPTRPYETRPANGTASEPEAWQQPHDFNTTRKVRYDSASGHPHEPEDASRRGQAPRRHASKPPHPSGPERYDAESSPADRGHTTRPEHTRPADTEPPETAHTQAFSSEAGDQDSGGLHKPPRKLTVTRVAARRSIELTQSGFATFQRAAKADGAEESGLTALVYATMANFATDAAIAVALANTLFFASATAESVTKVALYLVITIAPFAVIAPVIGPMLDRLQHGRRVALAGSFAIRVLVAGLLIFNIDNWALYPLALCMMVLSKSFSVLKSAVTPRVLPPGIDLVRTNSRLTVFGLVGGTLCAGGVAALIAKVTGSTGALLFAAALAAAGAFLSLRIPAWVENTEGEVPATLGYHGGDSRTEVLDPSRAGDVPPTKRRQPLGRSVVTGLWGNSTVRVLTGFLTFYVAFVVKTTGHHGVQQIAMLGIVGAAAAIGNFAGNATGARMKLGRPQLIVLLCTLACVAAAIAAAILNSLMGAAIATLIAAGASALAKVSLDASIQDDLPPESVASGFGRSETVLQLAWVLGGALGVLLPTLWMPTMWWKGFAVVCVIMALGLIQTVVSYRGHSLLPGLGGNRPQHAKQEIPAAHGAGGTQPVNGQETR; encoded by the coding sequence GTGACTGCTCCCCGTGACCCCGGTACCGATCCCGGTCGCTGGGGCGACGAGGACTCCCCCTTGATCGAACGGCATCCGGGGTACGACCGCTATCCGCCCGCGAACACCGCGGGCCGCCGCCCCCTGCCGCCGCGCGGCGATGACGACATGCCGGAATTCCTCGCCCGGCGCGCACCCACGCGTCCCGCCGACCCGCCCGAGGGGTCGCGGGGCAAACCCCCTGGCGAAGCACCGCGCGTACCGGAGGAGCACACCTCACGCTGGGCCCGCCGCCGCCACGGCAAGGCGGACGCCCGGGACACGCCCGGGGACAACCCGCCGACCCGGCCGTACGAGACCCGGCCGGCCAACGGAACCGCGAGCGAGCCGGAAGCCTGGCAGCAGCCGCACGACTTCAACACGACCCGGAAAGTGCGCTACGACTCGGCGTCCGGACACCCCCACGAGCCCGAGGACGCATCCCGGCGCGGGCAGGCGCCACGGCGCCACGCCTCGAAGCCTCCGCATCCGTCCGGCCCCGAGCGGTATGACGCGGAGTCGTCGCCCGCCGACCGGGGCCATACGACACGCCCCGAGCACACCCGGCCGGCGGACACCGAACCCCCGGAAACGGCTCATACCCAGGCGTTCTCGTCCGAGGCCGGCGACCAGGACAGCGGCGGGCTGCACAAGCCGCCCCGGAAACTGACCGTCACCCGGGTCGCGGCGCGCCGCAGCATCGAACTGACGCAGAGCGGTTTCGCCACCTTCCAGCGGGCGGCCAAGGCCGACGGCGCCGAGGAATCGGGGCTGACCGCGCTCGTCTACGCCACCATGGCGAACTTCGCGACCGACGCGGCGATCGCGGTGGCCCTGGCCAATACGTTGTTCTTCGCCAGCGCGACCGCGGAATCGGTCACCAAGGTGGCGCTGTACCTGGTGATCACCATCGCGCCGTTCGCGGTGATCGCACCGGTCATCGGGCCCATGCTGGACCGGCTGCAACACGGCCGCCGGGTCGCGCTGGCCGGATCGTTCGCGATCCGCGTGCTGGTGGCCGGACTGTTGATCTTCAACATCGACAACTGGGCGCTGTACCCGCTGGCGCTGTGCATGATGGTGCTCAGCAAATCCTTCTCGGTGCTGAAGTCCGCGGTCACCCCGCGCGTGCTGCCACCGGGAATCGACCTGGTGCGCACCAACTCTCGACTCACCGTCTTCGGGCTGGTCGGCGGCACCCTGTGCGCGGGCGGCGTGGCCGCGCTGATCGCCAAGGTCACCGGCTCGACCGGCGCGCTGCTCTTCGCCGCCGCGCTCGCCGCCGCGGGCGCGTTCCTGAGCCTGCGCATTCCGGCCTGGGTGGAGAACACCGAGGGCGAGGTGCCCGCCACCCTCGGCTATCACGGCGGCGATTCCCGCACCGAGGTGCTGGACCCGAGCCGGGCCGGCGACGTGCCGCCCACCAAACGCCGTCAGCCGCTGGGCCGTTCGGTGGTGACGGGCCTGTGGGGCAACAGCACGGTGCGCGTGCTGACCGGCTTCCTCACCTTCTACGTCGCGTTCGTGGTGAAGACCACCGGCCATCACGGCGTGCAGCAGATCGCCATGCTGGGCATCGTGGGCGCGGCCGCCGCGATCGGCAACTTCGCCGGCAACGCCACCGGCGCGCGCATGAAACTCGGCCGCCCGCAACTGATCGTGCTGCTCTGCACCCTCGCCTGTGTCGCCGCCGCGATCGCCGCGGCGATCCTCAACAGTCTGATGGGCGCGGCCATCGCCACCCTGATCGCGGCGGGGGCGAGCGCCCTGGCCAAGGTGTCGCTGGACGCCTCCATCCAGGACGACCTGCCGCCCGAATCCGTCGCCTCGGGCTTCGGCCGCTCCGAGACCGTGCTGCAGCTGGCGTGGGTGCTGGGCGGCGCGCTGGGCGTGCTGCTGCCCACGCTGTGGATGCCGACCATGTGGTGGAAGGGCTTCGCCGTGGTCTGCGTCATCATGGCGCTGGGCTTGATCCAGACGGTGGTCAGCTACCGTGGTCATTCGCTGCTGCCCGGTTTGGGCGGTAACCGACCTCAGCACGCCAAGCAGGAGATCCCCGCCGCGCACGGCGCGGGGGGAACCCAACCCGTAAACGGACAGGAAACCCGGTGA
- a CDS encoding DNA repair helicase XPB — protein MTDGPLIVQSDKTLLLEVDHESAGAARQAIAPFAELERAPEHVHTYRVTPLALWNARAAGHDAEQVVDALVSFSRYAVPQPLLVDIVDTMARYGRLQLMKHPAHGLVLVSLDRAVLEEILRHKKIQPMLGARIDDDTVIVHPSERGRIKQMLLKVGWPAEDLAGYVDGEAHQIDLDFETGNWHLRDYQELAADSFWAGGSGVVVLPCGAGKTMVGAAAMAKAKATTLILVTNTVAGRQWRRELLARTSLTEDEIGEYSGERKEIRPVTIATYQVITRKTKGEYRHLELFDSRDWGLVIYDEVHLLPAPVFRMTADLQSRRRLGLTATLVREDGREGDVFSLIGPKRYDAPWKDIESQGWIAPADCVEVRVTLTDAERMAYATAEPEERYKLCSTARTKLPVVESILARHKDAPSLVIGAYLDQLDELGEHLNAPVIQGSTRTKEREELFDAFRRGEIPVLVVSKVANFSIDLPEASVAVQVSGTFGSRQEEAQRLGRLLRPKHDGGQAHFYSVVARDTLDAEYAAHRQRFLAEQGYAYRITDADDLLGPTIG, from the coding sequence GTGACCGACGGTCCACTCATCGTGCAGAGTGACAAGACGCTGCTGTTGGAGGTCGATCATGAGTCGGCCGGAGCAGCGCGGCAGGCCATCGCGCCGTTCGCGGAACTGGAACGCGCGCCCGAGCACGTGCACACCTATCGGGTGACACCGCTCGCCCTGTGGAACGCGCGGGCCGCCGGCCACGACGCCGAGCAGGTGGTGGACGCTCTCGTCAGCTTCAGCCGGTACGCGGTGCCGCAGCCGCTGCTGGTCGACATCGTCGACACCATGGCCCGCTACGGGCGGCTGCAGTTGATGAAGCATCCGGCGCACGGGCTGGTACTGGTCAGCCTGGATCGCGCGGTGCTGGAGGAAATCCTGCGGCACAAGAAAATTCAGCCGATGCTGGGCGCGCGCATCGACGACGACACGGTGATCGTGCACCCGTCCGAGCGCGGCCGCATCAAGCAGATGCTGCTCAAGGTCGGCTGGCCCGCGGAGGATCTCGCCGGGTACGTGGACGGCGAGGCGCACCAGATCGACCTGGACTTCGAGACCGGCAACTGGCATCTGCGCGACTATCAGGAACTGGCCGCGGACTCGTTCTGGGCCGGCGGCTCCGGCGTGGTGGTGCTGCCCTGCGGCGCGGGCAAGACCATGGTGGGCGCGGCGGCCATGGCGAAGGCCAAGGCGACCACGCTGATCCTGGTCACCAACACCGTGGCCGGCCGGCAGTGGCGGCGCGAACTGCTCGCCCGCACCTCGCTGACCGAGGACGAGATCGGCGAATACTCCGGCGAGCGCAAGGAGATCCGCCCGGTCACCATCGCCACCTATCAGGTGATCACGCGCAAGACCAAGGGCGAGTACCGGCATCTGGAGCTGTTCGACAGCCGCGACTGGGGCCTGGTCATCTACGACGAGGTGCACCTGCTGCCCGCGCCGGTCTTCCGGATGACCGCGGACCTGCAGTCGCGCCGCCGGCTCGGGCTGACCGCCACCCTGGTGCGCGAGGACGGCCGCGAGGGCGACGTGTTCTCGCTGATCGGCCCCAAGCGTTATGACGCGCCGTGGAAGGACATCGAGTCGCAGGGCTGGATCGCGCCCGCGGACTGCGTCGAGGTGCGGGTCACCCTGACCGATGCCGAGCGCATGGCCTACGCCACCGCCGAGCCGGAGGAGCGCTACAAGCTGTGCTCCACCGCGCGCACCAAACTGCCGGTGGTGGAGTCGATTCTGGCCCGGCACAAGGATGCGCCGAGCCTGGTGATCGGGGCGTACCTGGATCAATTGGACGAGCTGGGCGAGCATTTGAACGCGCCGGTCATCCAGGGTTCCACCCGCACCAAGGAGCGCGAGGAGCTGTTCGACGCCTTCCGCCGCGGGGAGATTCCGGTGCTGGTGGTGTCGAAGGTGGCCAACTTCTCCATCGACCTGCCGGAAGCCTCGGTGGCCGTACAGGTTTCGGGCACCTTCGGGTCCCGGCAGGAGGAAGCGCAGCGGCTGGGGCGGCTGCTACGCCCGAAACACGACGGCGGCCAGGCTCACTTCTATTCGGTGGTCGCGCGTGACACGCTGGACGCCGAGTACGCCGCGCACCGGCAGCGTTTCCTGGCCGAGCAGGGGTACGCCTATCGCATCACCGATGCGGACGACCTGCTGGGGCCGACGATAGGATAA
- a CDS encoding cellulase family glycosylhydrolase, which yields MQRRWMRGLLAAALAGGVMAPAAVADAAPAAAPVTRIHTDGVRFVDDSGRVVLLHGVNNVDKEPPYLNAGDGLTVTADDAALLAGHGFNTVRLGVSFDALMPTKGVVDTAYLDRVAGVVDTLAEYGIHTVLDNHQDGLSKVWGGNGFPEWAIHARPGAGEPNVGFPLFYLMPSMNAGWDEVWNNSYGALDYLGDALGALAAKMSGHPGAMGIELLNEPWPGTAFLSCFPNGCPGFDVKYQAAMQKLTDAVRGRNGDLMVLWEPNVTWNETMPSNLGKNPPISAPDIAFAPHDYCVPSQLAIYMNLPTFLRGLCPMQQDKTWGNIDALTAHTQLPTLVTEFGDGDATVLRNTLIRADDRFVSWQYWTYTSRFGAGGPKPDPFLGDIGKQLVRTYPRATAGTPGRMIFDPDTGDFAYRYTPRAGSGPTEIYTSDVHYPDGYAVRVDGGHVTSAAGARVVTVDADASTPVTVYVNRPGSKGATVPSGPIGTGSASGSASGSAGSGSASGSADSGSGSGSGTGSAR from the coding sequence ATGCAGAGACGCTGGATGCGCGGGCTGCTCGCCGCAGCCCTCGCGGGCGGGGTGATGGCGCCCGCCGCCGTCGCCGACGCCGCGCCCGCCGCCGCGCCCGTTACGCGGATTCACACCGACGGCGTGCGCTTCGTGGACGACAGTGGCCGGGTCGTGCTGCTGCACGGGGTCAACAATGTCGACAAGGAGCCGCCGTACCTCAACGCGGGAGACGGGCTCACCGTCACCGCCGACGATGCCGCGCTGCTGGCCGGACACGGCTTCAACACCGTCCGGCTGGGCGTGTCCTTCGACGCGCTGATGCCCACCAAGGGCGTGGTCGACACCGCGTATCTCGATCGGGTCGCCGGTGTCGTGGACACCTTGGCCGAATACGGGATCCACACCGTGCTCGACAACCACCAGGACGGGCTGTCGAAGGTGTGGGGCGGCAACGGTTTTCCGGAATGGGCCATCCACGCCCGGCCCGGCGCCGGTGAACCGAATGTCGGCTTCCCGCTGTTCTACCTGATGCCCAGCATGAACGCGGGCTGGGACGAGGTGTGGAACAACTCCTACGGCGCGCTCGACTACCTCGGTGACGCGCTCGGGGCGCTCGCCGCGAAGATGAGCGGCCACCCCGGCGCGATGGGCATCGAACTGCTCAACGAACCCTGGCCGGGCACGGCGTTCCTGTCCTGCTTCCCCAATGGCTGCCCGGGCTTCGACGTCAAATATCAAGCGGCCATGCAGAAGCTGACCGACGCCGTGCGCGGCCGCAACGGCGACCTCATGGTGCTGTGGGAACCCAACGTCACCTGGAACGAGACCATGCCCAGCAACCTGGGCAAGAACCCGCCGATCAGCGCGCCCGACATCGCGTTCGCGCCGCACGACTACTGCGTGCCCAGTCAGCTGGCCATCTACATGAACCTGCCGACCTTCCTGCGCGGGCTGTGCCCGATGCAACAGGACAAGACCTGGGGCAATATCGACGCCCTCACCGCGCACACTCAGCTGCCGACCCTGGTCACCGAATTCGGCGACGGCGACGCGACCGTGCTGCGCAATACCCTGATCCGCGCCGACGACCGCTTCGTGAGCTGGCAGTACTGGACCTACACCTCGCGGTTCGGGGCCGGCGGGCCCAAGCCGGACCCGTTCCTCGGGGATATCGGCAAGCAGCTGGTACGCACCTATCCGCGCGCGACCGCGGGCACGCCGGGCCGGATGATCTTCGACCCCGACACCGGCGACTTCGCCTACCGCTACACCCCGCGCGCGGGGTCGGGGCCGACCGAGATCTACACCTCCGATGTGCACTACCCGGACGGGTACGCGGTGCGGGTGGACGGCGGCCACGTGACCTCCGCGGCGGGCGCGCGGGTGGTGACGGTGGACGCGGACGCCTCGACGCCGGTCACGGTCTACGTCAACCGGCCGGGCTCGAAGGGCGCGACCGTGCCCAGCGGTCCGATCGGGACGGGCTCGGCCAGTGGTTCGGCGAGCGGGTCGGCCGGTAGCGGCTCGGCGAGCGGGTCGGCGGATTCGGGTTCCGGGAGTGGTTCGGGGACCGGTTCGGCCCGGTAA
- a CDS encoding glutaminyl-peptide cyclotransferase, which yields MERKHRAPVAAVTITLSTALALAGTISGCTSADNTPKWRAEVVATRPHDPGAFTEGLEADGSVLYESTGLNGRSSVRSTDLNTGAEIARADLPATLFGEGITRAGDLLWQLTWKDGIAIARNPATLAEIRTVHIDGEGWGLCTRGDRVIMSNGGATLTFRDPQTFAVTGTVTLTSHKNVKLNELDCAPDGSVYANTWATDTILRIDPDTGAVLAAIDASGLLPGSARTPDTDVLNGIAHLPGTDHFLLTGKKWPTSYEVRFVPA from the coding sequence ATGGAGCGCAAACACCGTGCACCGGTAGCGGCCGTCACGATCACGCTGTCCACGGCCCTGGCCCTGGCCGGGACCATCAGCGGCTGCACCAGCGCCGACAACACGCCGAAGTGGCGTGCCGAAGTGGTCGCGACTCGGCCGCACGACCCGGGCGCGTTCACCGAGGGACTAGAAGCCGACGGGTCGGTCCTCTATGAGAGCACCGGACTCAACGGCCGTTCCTCCGTCCGGTCCACCGACCTGAACACCGGCGCCGAGATCGCGCGCGCCGACCTGCCCGCCACCCTGTTCGGCGAGGGCATCACCCGGGCCGGGGACCTGCTCTGGCAGCTCACCTGGAAGGACGGCATCGCCATCGCCCGAAACCCGGCCACGCTGGCCGAGATTCGCACGGTCCACATCGACGGCGAGGGCTGGGGGCTGTGCACGCGGGGCGACCGCGTGATCATGAGCAACGGCGGCGCGACGCTGACCTTCCGCGACCCGCAGACCTTCGCGGTCACCGGCACAGTGACGCTGACCAGCCACAAGAACGTCAAACTCAACGAACTGGACTGCGCGCCGGACGGTTCCGTCTACGCCAACACCTGGGCCACCGACACCATCCTGCGCATCGACCCGGACACCGGTGCGGTGCTGGCCGCCATCGACGCCTCCGGCCTGCTCCCCGGCAGCGCCCGCACCCCGGACACCGATGTCCTCAACGGCATCGCCCATCTGCCCGGCACCGATCATTTCCTGCTCACCGGCAAAAAGTGGCCGACGTCCTACGAAGTGCGCTTCGTCCCTGCCTGA
- a CDS encoding cold-shock protein produces MPTGKVKWYDVEKGFGFLSQDEGEDVYVRSSALPDGVEALKPGQRVEFGMAAGRRGPQALSLKLLETPTLREERGGRGERGGRGGRTDGAPIERKSPDELHGLIEDMITLLETKVQPDLRRGKYSDRKTAQRIAEVVRGVARELDH; encoded by the coding sequence GTGCCGACCGGCAAGGTGAAGTGGTACGACGTCGAAAAGGGCTTCGGCTTCCTGTCCCAGGATGAGGGAGAAGACGTCTATGTTCGATCGTCGGCGCTGCCCGACGGTGTCGAGGCGCTCAAGCCCGGCCAGCGTGTCGAGTTCGGTATGGCCGCGGGTCGCCGTGGCCCGCAGGCGCTTTCGCTGAAGCTGCTGGAGACCCCCACCCTGCGCGAGGAGCGCGGCGGCCGGGGTGAGCGCGGTGGCCGCGGTGGGCGCACCGACGGCGCCCCGATCGAGCGCAAGTCCCCGGACGAGCTGCACGGCCTCATCGAGGACATGATCACGCTGCTGGAGACCAAGGTGCAGCCGGATCTGCGGCGCGGCAAGTACTCCGACCGCAAGACCGCCCAGCGCATCGCCGAAGTGGTGCGCGGCGTCGCGCGGGAGCTCGACCACTAG
- a CDS encoding M1 family metallopeptidase has product MAWNWRYAVAGAVLLAGSNAIPAQADSSDPLAGAPGAGDPYYPMDGNGGYDVGHYDVTLSYDPPSHQLAGSTRIDAIATQALRVFDLDYSGPAVSKVTVNNLPAWFDRSGEHELVVTPLIPLLPGLPFTVQVEYAGEVTGTEGEGWVFSPSGGAFVAGEPHSASSWYPLNDTPLDKATFTLHATVPQEWEVMSIGDKVSDTVQGANRTVSWEMRQPVVGYLTTIAVDRFEFLEQRRANGTPLLSAFAPNAAKGRDLEARLPEILDFQEQLYGPYPFDTAGGLYVDTGLQFSLETQSRPIYAPWTDLGTVVHEITHQWWGDSMSVKQWSDVCLNECFASYTADYLWPERKDGKDVDADYRDTVAKYRDNPKFWEIALQNPGEGSEFTAVYYRGPLFLHALRRTMGDAAFFPAVRDFVMAHQYGNASMPEFRTFLRSRSPVDLTGFLAAWLERTDRPADEFLYPGPLRA; this is encoded by the coding sequence ATGGCTTGGAACTGGCGGTACGCGGTAGCGGGGGCGGTACTGCTCGCGGGCTCGAATGCGATTCCCGCGCAGGCGGATTCGAGCGATCCACTGGCTGGTGCGCCCGGCGCGGGCGACCCCTACTACCCGATGGACGGCAACGGCGGCTACGACGTCGGCCACTACGACGTCACCCTGTCCTACGATCCCCCGTCCCATCAGCTGGCCGGGTCCACCCGCATCGACGCCATCGCGACCCAGGCGCTGCGGGTGTTCGACCTCGATTACAGCGGTCCCGCCGTCTCCAAGGTGACGGTCAACAACCTGCCCGCCTGGTTCGACCGCAGCGGTGAGCACGAACTGGTCGTCACCCCCCTGATTCCGCTGCTCCCGGGCCTGCCGTTCACCGTGCAGGTGGAGTACGCCGGTGAGGTGACCGGCACCGAGGGCGAGGGCTGGGTGTTCTCGCCCAGCGGCGGCGCTTTCGTTGCGGGCGAACCGCATTCGGCGAGCAGCTGGTACCCGCTCAACGACACGCCGCTGGACAAGGCGACTTTCACGCTGCACGCCACGGTGCCGCAGGAGTGGGAGGTGATGTCGATCGGCGACAAGGTGTCCGACACCGTGCAGGGCGCGAACCGGACCGTGTCCTGGGAGATGCGCCAGCCGGTGGTCGGCTATCTGACCACCATCGCCGTCGACCGGTTCGAGTTCCTGGAACAGCGGCGCGCCAATGGAACTCCGCTGCTGAGCGCCTTCGCGCCGAACGCCGCCAAGGGGCGCGACCTGGAGGCCCGGCTGCCCGAGATCCTGGACTTCCAGGAGCAGCTGTACGGCCCGTACCCATTCGACACCGCGGGCGGCCTCTACGTCGACACCGGACTGCAGTTCTCGCTGGAGACGCAGTCGCGCCCGATCTACGCGCCCTGGACCGACCTGGGCACCGTGGTGCACGAGATCACCCACCAGTGGTGGGGCGATTCCATGTCGGTGAAGCAGTGGTCCGACGTCTGCCTGAACGAGTGCTTCGCCAGCTACACCGCCGACTACCTGTGGCCGGAACGCAAGGACGGCAAGGACGTCGACGCCGACTACCGCGACACCGTCGCGAAATACCGTGACAACCCGAAGTTCTGGGAGATCGCGCTCCAGAACCCGGGCGAGGGCAGCGAATTCACCGCGGTCTACTACCGGGGGCCGCTGTTCCTGCACGCGCTGCGCCGGACCATGGGCGACGCCGCCTTCTTCCCCGCGGTCCGTGATTTCGTCATGGCGCACCAGTACGGCAACGCGTCCATGCCGGAGTTCCGGACCTTCCTGCGATCGCGGTCGCCGGTCGATCTGACCGGGTTCCTGGCCGCCTGGCTGGAGCGCACCGACCGGCCGGCCGACGAGTTCCTCTACCCCGGCCCGCTGCGCGCCTGA
- a CDS encoding transglycosylase family protein, translated as MSGRHRKPTNTGRTVAKVALTGIALGGAGVAMAGNASAAPDSDWDRLAQCEAGGNWGINTGNGFQGGLQFSPGTWTAHGGGEYAPTANQATRDQQIAVAEKVLATQGWGAWPACSSSLGLSSSATPRQAPAPAASDVPQWAPQQAGPGAGANGTQEVFQAVDRAIAVAQQQGIQIPQPALDFLNATKANGTQLDPTVVNFFQANKGLLPQ; from the coding sequence ATGAGTGGACGCCATCGCAAGCCGACCAACACCGGCCGCACCGTCGCCAAGGTTGCCCTGACCGGCATCGCCCTGGGTGGCGCAGGAGTGGCCATGGCAGGGAACGCCAGCGCGGCACCCGACTCCGACTGGGATCGCCTCGCACAGTGCGAAGCCGGCGGCAACTGGGGTATCAACACCGGCAATGGTTTCCAGGGCGGACTGCAGTTCTCCCCCGGCACCTGGACCGCCCACGGCGGCGGCGAATACGCCCCGACCGCCAACCAGGCCACCCGCGACCAGCAGATCGCGGTCGCCGAGAAGGTGCTCGCCACGCAGGGCTGGGGCGCCTGGCCCGCCTGCTCCTCGAGCCTCGGCCTCTCCAGCTCCGCCACCCCCCGCCAGGCCCCCGCGCCGGCCGCGTCCGATGTCCCGCAGTGGGCTCCGCAGCAGGCGGGTCCCGGCGCCGGCGCCAACGGCACGCAGGAGGTCTTCCAGGCCGTGGACCGCGCCATCGCGGTCGCCCAGCAGCAGGGCATCCAGATCCCGCAGCCCGCACTGGATTTCCTCAACGCCACCAAGGCCAACGGCACCCAGCTCGACCCGACGGTCGTGAACTTCTTCCAGGCGAACAAGGGCCTGCTGCCCCAGTAG
- a CDS encoding DUF3239 domain-containing protein: MRRFEFAVDRDHARAVNEVVAYLRRLRIWAYTAAAGLGLGTAFLIWVNHPWSWLLAVAFLAAAVTAAFIGYWMPHRGRVDKLYAAGALVPAVVSETHGNGATLLALVDLAKPNTPGPRYALVTRTVRSLPGHRARAGERVPAVTVRVDRAPGPVGDLWQTVSAMPIAWGTRDLNIIERAREAIHEVEWKLLTDNLDLATKVRGADAKRLLLDPRQLPEELRG, from the coding sequence GTGCGGCGCTTCGAATTCGCGGTGGACCGCGACCATGCCCGGGCGGTCAACGAGGTCGTCGCGTACCTGCGACGACTACGCATCTGGGCGTACACGGCCGCGGCCGGGCTGGGACTGGGCACCGCGTTTCTGATCTGGGTGAACCACCCGTGGTCCTGGCTGCTGGCGGTGGCGTTCCTGGCCGCCGCGGTGACCGCGGCGTTCATCGGATACTGGATGCCGCATCGCGGCCGGGTGGACAAGCTGTACGCGGCCGGCGCCCTGGTGCCCGCGGTGGTGTCGGAGACCCACGGGAACGGGGCCACCCTGCTGGCGCTGGTCGATCTGGCCAAGCCCAACACGCCCGGCCCCCGGTACGCGCTGGTGACCCGTACGGTCCGGTCCCTGCCCGGGCACCGGGCCCGCGCCGGGGAGCGGGTGCCCGCCGTCACCGTGCGCGTGGATCGCGCACCCGGCCCGGTCGGCGACCTGTGGCAGACGGTGAGCGCCATGCCGATCGCGTGGGGTACCCGGGACCTGAACATCATCGAACGCGCCCGCGAGGCCATCCACGAGGTCGAGTGGAAACTGCTCACCGACAACCTGGACCTGGCCACCAAGGTGCGCGGGGCCGACGCCAAGCGCCTGCTGCTGGACCCCCGGCAACTGCCGGAGGAGTTGCGCGGCTGA
- a CDS encoding DUF2771 family protein — MSQPKARTIIALLAVLVVVAVAYFAAIVVIARHTDKSDPEITAYAHGKSVTVNPFLYCDLEISKEHLSMGKCNTTEAVSNLDVPPGSTIQLSLPKEIADAPWELLIGYRLANNKADAEILTYKEPWKLSGKPERDKDAKWDHPRTLTIKTPANEHVQLAIMEMHLPVPARDEAGNEGIISRGIWAVHTPAFDPRAVQLRRGPCRDRVRPNTKRAPVIESPGPARCFEPCGRPSGRAPARRRAPLRRCAGRSCGRSTCRAADPAAPWSPAA, encoded by the coding sequence GTGAGCCAACCCAAAGCCCGCACGATCATCGCGCTGCTGGCGGTTCTAGTCGTGGTGGCCGTGGCCTATTTCGCCGCGATCGTGGTCATCGCCCGCCATACCGACAAGTCCGATCCGGAGATCACGGCGTACGCGCACGGGAAGTCCGTGACGGTGAATCCGTTCCTGTACTGCGACCTCGAGATCTCCAAGGAACACCTCTCGATGGGCAAGTGCAACACCACCGAGGCCGTCTCCAACCTCGACGTGCCGCCCGGTTCCACGATCCAGCTGTCGCTGCCCAAGGAGATCGCCGACGCGCCCTGGGAACTGCTGATCGGGTACCGCCTGGCCAACAACAAGGCCGACGCTGAGATCCTCACCTACAAGGAGCCCTGGAAGCTGTCCGGCAAGCCGGAACGCGACAAGGACGCCAAGTGGGACCACCCGCGCACGCTGACCATCAAGACCCCCGCCAACGAGCATGTGCAGCTGGCCATCATGGAGATGCACCTGCCCGTCCCGGCCCGTGACGAGGCCGGCAACGAAGGCATCATCTCCCGCGGCATCTGGGCGGTGCACACGCCCGCGTTCGACCCCCGCGCTGTTCAGCTGAGACGCGGACCCTGCCGAGACAGGGTCCGCCCCAACACGAAACGGGCCCCGGTGATCGAATCACCGGGGCCCGCTCGCTGTTTCGAGCCGTGCGGTCGACCTAGTGGTCGAGCTCCCGCGCGACGCCGCGCACCACTTCGGCGATGCGCTGGGCGGTCTTGCGGTCGGAGTACTTGCCGCGCCGCAGATCCGGCTGCACCTTGGTCTCCAGCAGCGTGA
- a CDS encoding LysE family translocator, with translation MIETSAVLGVAAAALGLVLTPGPNMMYLVSRTVSQGRRAGLVSLGGVAVGFGVYLAAATAGITAVFAMVPALYLALKVAGALYLVYLAWKTLRPGGVALFAPTELPADPARRLFAMGLVTNLLNPKIAILYMALIPQFVVPAHGRVWLQSLSLGAVQIAIAVTVNGLIVLSAGAVSTFLARRPLWLRAQRYVTGTVLGAMAALVLSDRTRPLPA, from the coding sequence GTGATCGAGACGAGTGCGGTACTGGGAGTGGCGGCCGCGGCGCTGGGGCTGGTGCTCACGCCGGGGCCGAACATGATGTATCTGGTGTCGCGGACCGTATCGCAGGGGCGGCGGGCCGGGCTGGTGTCGCTGGGCGGCGTGGCGGTCGGATTCGGGGTGTACCTGGCGGCCGCGACGGCCGGGATCACCGCGGTCTTCGCCATGGTGCCCGCGCTGTACCTGGCTTTGAAGGTGGCGGGCGCGCTGTACCTGGTCTATCTGGCCTGGAAGACGCTGCGGCCGGGCGGGGTCGCGCTGTTCGCACCAACCGAGCTCCCCGCGGATCCGGCCCGCCGGCTGTTCGCCATGGGGCTGGTGACCAATCTGCTCAATCCCAAGATCGCCATCCTGTACATGGCGCTGATCCCGCAGTTCGTGGTGCCCGCGCACGGGCGGGTGTGGTTGCAGAGCCTGTCGCTGGGCGCGGTGCAGATCGCCATCGCGGTCACCGTGAACGGGCTGATCGTGCTCAGCGCCGGCGCGGTCTCGACCTTCCTGGCGCGACGGCCGCTGTGGCTGCGCGCGCAGCGGTACGTCACCGGCACCGTGCTGGGCGCCATGGCCGCGCTGGTGCTGTCCGACCGCACCCGGCCGCTGCCCGCCTGA